A DNA window from Niabella yanshanensis contains the following coding sequences:
- a CDS encoding agmatinase family protein has translation MLDLKNFDQNAVSNPENNVFGLPSTEENADLIVISVPWEVTVSYGSGTAKAPEAICRASLQVDLYDPQFPDAWKRGFYLTPTDKQLQLKSAYLRREAELYIDYISRGEELKANQFMCKSIREVNEGGEYLNDWVYQQAKTHLKNKKLVGLLGGDHSTPFGLYKALAEQHDEYGILQIDAHCDLKKAYEGFKYSHASIMYNALNEIPQIKTITQVGVRDMSQDEWEFIQNSNGRVIPYFDQDIKERQFGGDTFREIAAEIINSLPQKVHISFDIDGLDPKLCPNTGTPVPGGFELDRMFYLFHEILKSGRKVIGFDLVEVGVGDTEWNANVGARALFKLCNALITSN, from the coding sequence ATGTTGGATTTAAAAAATTTCGATCAAAATGCAGTTAGCAACCCGGAAAACAATGTGTTTGGGTTACCCAGTACTGAAGAAAATGCTGATCTGATTGTCATCAGTGTACCCTGGGAAGTAACCGTAAGTTATGGATCGGGTACAGCAAAAGCTCCGGAAGCTATTTGCAGAGCCAGTCTCCAGGTAGACCTGTACGACCCTCAGTTTCCGGATGCCTGGAAAAGAGGTTTCTACCTGACGCCCACCGATAAACAGTTACAATTAAAAAGCGCTTACCTGAGAAGAGAAGCCGAATTGTATATTGATTATATTTCCCGTGGCGAAGAGCTAAAGGCCAACCAGTTCATGTGTAAATCGATCCGCGAAGTAAATGAAGGCGGTGAATATCTTAATGACTGGGTGTACCAACAGGCAAAAACGCATTTAAAGAACAAAAAGCTGGTAGGGCTTCTGGGCGGGGACCATAGCACTCCGTTCGGGTTATACAAAGCATTGGCAGAGCAACATGATGAATATGGAATCCTGCAAATAGATGCTCATTGTGACCTGAAGAAAGCCTATGAAGGATTCAAATATTCACACGCCAGCATTATGTATAATGCGCTGAACGAAATCCCCCAGATTAAAACCATCACCCAGGTTGGCGTGCGGGATATGAGCCAGGACGAATGGGAATTTATTCAGAACAGCAATGGAAGGGTTATTCCTTATTTTGACCAGGATATTAAAGAAAGACAATTTGGCGGTGACACTTTCAGGGAAATTGCCGCCGAAATAATCAACAGCCTTCCGCAAAAAGTACATATCAGCTTTGACATTGACGGCCTCGATCCGAAGCTCTGCCCCAACACCGGCACACCGGTTCCGGGTGGATTTGAATTAGACCGCATGTTTTACCTGTTTCATGAAATACTTAAAAGCGGTCGTAAAGTCATCGGCTTTGATTTGGTTGAAGTAGGCGTTGGCGACACCGAGTGGAACGCCAATGTAGGAGCAAGAGCTTTATTTAAACTTTGTAATGCATTAATAACGAGCAATTAA
- a CDS encoding endonuclease MutS2, whose product MKLYPESAALQLEFEKVKELLVTHCQSNFAQEKASQLRIHTHKKFVDAELRQSHEFKQLLINGIYFPNDYILNLAKELKLLSISGAVLQGEDLIQIRKLAESIEKIFRWFNDERKGAYSGLYEIVRPTYYEKAIVELIDEVIDDQGNVKDTASEELKDIRLSLYRKRTELRKIFDRIISKLNKQGYLAEIEESFMNGRRVLAVFSEHKRTVKGILHGESDSRKTAFIEPEDTMHLNNEISDLENQERKEVYRILRQLTSRLSKYADLLDVYHTIVGEYDFARAKAKFAVDVNGEYPIVHDKAFVHLVNAYHPLLYLYNKRADKPTIPVSISLDETRRILVISGPNAGGKTVTMKTIGLLQMMLQSGLLVPVHPSSEFGIFKQLMIHIGDTQSLEFELSTYSSHLIHMKHFMENANGKTLFFIDELGSGSDPNLGGAFAEVILLELLRKHSFGVVTTHYLNLKVMAGKTAGIVNGAMAFDEKRLQPQYQLIVGKPGSSYTFSIAERIGLEKRLIEKARGLVEEDQYRLDKLLNRTEQDLRDIAKKDKELERLIKENERLQKEMQQVMDKERHKQQVAVLREQNKISEDRITYVKDMERKLKQITIEWKKEEDKQKLIKQMAALLFNRPESKKASKMQKKLESKYSEVGGDIKVGDKVKMKRNHQVGEVLEIKGKRAVVKIGLLPMQVELSDLIVVKENTPA is encoded by the coding sequence ATGAAATTATACCCCGAATCGGCGGCGTTACAGTTAGAGTTTGAGAAGGTGAAAGAACTTTTGGTAACGCATTGCCAGAGTAATTTTGCGCAGGAAAAGGCAAGCCAGCTGCGCATTCATACCCATAAAAAATTTGTAGATGCAGAGTTAAGACAGTCACATGAGTTTAAGCAACTGTTGATCAATGGCATTTATTTTCCCAACGACTATATCTTAAATCTTGCGAAGGAATTAAAGCTTTTATCTATTTCGGGCGCTGTTTTGCAGGGCGAAGACCTCATACAGATCCGTAAGCTGGCTGAAAGCATTGAAAAAATATTCCGTTGGTTCAACGATGAGCGTAAAGGCGCTTACTCCGGATTGTACGAAATAGTACGGCCTACTTATTATGAAAAAGCTATTGTTGAGCTGATTGATGAAGTAATCGACGACCAGGGAAATGTAAAAGATACGGCATCAGAAGAATTAAAAGATATCAGGTTGAGCCTTTATCGAAAAAGAACAGAGTTAAGGAAGATATTCGACCGTATCATATCTAAACTGAATAAACAGGGATACCTGGCCGAAATAGAGGAAAGCTTTATGAATGGCCGCAGGGTACTGGCCGTTTTTTCTGAACATAAGAGAACTGTTAAGGGGATTTTGCATGGCGAAAGTGACAGCCGTAAAACGGCTTTTATTGAGCCAGAGGACACCATGCACCTGAACAACGAGATCAGCGACCTGGAAAACCAGGAGCGTAAAGAAGTGTACCGCATATTACGGCAGCTAACCTCCAGGCTATCGAAATATGCCGACCTCCTGGATGTTTATCATACGATAGTGGGAGAATATGATTTTGCAAGAGCCAAGGCAAAGTTTGCAGTTGATGTCAATGGTGAATACCCGATTGTACATGATAAAGCTTTTGTGCACCTGGTCAATGCTTATCACCCGCTTTTATACTTATATAATAAGAGAGCCGATAAACCAACGATCCCGGTTTCGATCAGCCTGGATGAAACCAGGCGGATTCTCGTGATCAGCGGACCAAATGCAGGTGGTAAAACGGTAACCATGAAAACCATTGGTTTGTTGCAAATGATGCTGCAGAGTGGTTTACTGGTGCCCGTACACCCGTCAAGCGAGTTTGGTATTTTTAAACAACTGATGATCCATATTGGCGATACCCAAAGCCTGGAATTTGAGTTGAGTACTTACAGTAGTCACCTGATTCACATGAAGCATTTTATGGAAAATGCTAATGGAAAAACTTTGTTCTTTATTGATGAGCTGGGTAGCGGTAGCGACCCTAACCTCGGTGGCGCTTTTGCTGAAGTGATATTGCTGGAGCTTTTACGGAAACACTCGTTTGGTGTAGTAACCACGCACTACCTGAACCTGAAAGTAATGGCGGGCAAAACAGCAGGCATTGTAAACGGGGCAATGGCGTTTGACGAAAAAAGACTGCAGCCTCAATACCAGCTCATAGTGGGTAAACCGGGAAGCTCCTATACTTTCTCTATCGCGGAACGTATTGGGTTGGAAAAAAGACTGATCGAAAAAGCCCGCGGACTGGTAGAAGAAGATCAATACCGGCTGGACAAGCTATTGAACCGTACCGAGCAGGACTTGAGAGATATCGCTAAAAAAGATAAGGAGCTGGAGCGGCTGATCAAAGAAAACGAGCGCCTGCAAAAAGAAATGCAGCAGGTAATGGATAAGGAGCGCCATAAGCAGCAGGTGGCGGTGCTACGGGAACAGAATAAAATAAGCGAAGACCGTATTACCTATGTGAAGGATATGGAGCGTAAACTGAAGCAGATAACGATAGAGTGGAAGAAGGAGGAAGATAAACAAAAACTGATCAAACAAATGGCTGCCCTGCTGTTTAACCGGCCTGAAAGTAAAAAGGCCAGCAAAATGCAGAAGAAGCTGGAGAGTAAGTATAGTGAAGTGGGTGGTGATATTAAAGTAGGTGACAAGGTAAAAATGAAACGCAACCACCAGGTAGGAGAGGTGCTGGAAATAAAGGGCAAACGAGCCGTGGTAAAAATTGGTTTGCTGCCCATGCAGGTTGAGTTAAGTGATTTGATCGTGGTAAAGGAAAATACGCCTGCGTAG
- a CDS encoding radical SAM protein, giving the protein MKHNSLTSSPYILYSDGKGNIFEDTSLYVTGRTGWDAMPVPEDEWIELPDGGSLYELPGRRGIGIDVETGDMRLCEKGWAVAAFIPPAHTGFYLSAYETAPDAPTLPLFCYTAVGWQDDKFYVPAMRIEQDIRQECSGFNTEKVESGVEQLISAYPHNRLVKHLAENCALTYHCPAARNYFMGRWECPVPASPACNANCVGCISLQPDEETIVSTQDRLKFKPSVEEIVEFTVPHLQTAPFPLISFGQGCEGEPLLMWETIEKAIIEIRKHTDKGSININTNGSKPDAVKRLCEAGLNSIRVSTNSARREVYMPYYRPNNYEFEDIIESLKVVDSFGGWTSINYFVFPGMTDSIAEYEALRKLIKVTNLKMIQWRNFNIDPDWYLGKIGATDTGECMGVQQLLQEIRNEFPDLKYGYFNPPIERIKGNYELDFAHW; this is encoded by the coding sequence TTGAAACATAACAGCCTCACATCATCCCCCTATATTTTATATTCCGACGGAAAGGGCAATATTTTCGAGGACACATCCTTATACGTTACCGGCCGTACCGGCTGGGATGCCATGCCTGTTCCTGAAGATGAATGGATTGAGCTACCCGATGGCGGCTCCCTGTATGAGCTTCCCGGTCGCAGGGGAATTGGTATTGATGTAGAAACAGGCGACATGAGGCTTTGTGAAAAAGGCTGGGCTGTGGCGGCTTTTATACCACCGGCACATACAGGCTTTTATTTATCGGCGTATGAGACAGCACCTGACGCACCCACCCTTCCGCTTTTCTGCTACACAGCTGTAGGTTGGCAGGACGACAAGTTTTATGTTCCTGCCATGCGTATCGAACAGGACATCCGGCAGGAATGTAGTGGTTTCAACACCGAGAAAGTAGAATCTGGCGTAGAACAATTGATTAGCGCTTACCCCCATAACCGGCTGGTGAAGCACCTGGCTGAGAATTGTGCATTAACTTACCATTGCCCGGCTGCCCGTAACTATTTTATGGGAAGATGGGAATGCCCGGTACCCGCATCACCCGCTTGCAACGCTAATTGTGTAGGATGTATTTCGCTGCAACCCGATGAGGAAACAATCGTCTCCACGCAGGACCGCCTTAAATTCAAGCCTTCGGTAGAAGAAATTGTAGAATTCACCGTTCCCCACCTTCAAACCGCTCCTTTCCCATTGATCAGTTTTGGACAGGGCTGCGAAGGCGAACCGCTCTTAATGTGGGAGACCATCGAAAAAGCTATTATTGAAATAAGAAAGCATACGGATAAAGGCAGCATCAATATCAACACCAACGGGTCAAAACCTGATGCCGTAAAAAGACTATGCGAAGCCGGGCTCAACTCCATCAGGGTTAGTACCAACAGCGCCCGCAGAGAAGTGTACATGCCTTATTACCGTCCCAACAACTACGAGTTTGAGGACATTATCGAAAGCCTGAAAGTAGTGGACAGTTTTGGCGGCTGGACTTCGATCAATTACTTCGTATTCCCGGGTATGACGGATAGCATCGCTGAATATGAAGCGCTTCGTAAACTCATTAAAGTGACCAATTTGAAAATGATCCAGTGGCGTAATTTCAACATCGATCCGGACTGGTACCTGGGCAAGATCGGCGCTACCGATACCGGTGAATGCATGGGTGTACAACAGTTACTACAGGAAATACGTAACGAATTTCCTGATCTGAAATACGGCTACTTTAATCCGCCTATTGAAAGGATAAAAGGAAATTACGAGCTGGATTTTGCACATTGGTAG
- a CDS encoding Dabb family protein, translating to MSKIIQKSRRKFIKNAALVAVAPTILSMEQQKKSTIIHHVFFWLKEPGEANAKELIKGLQTLKAIPQVKKLLVGVPASTEKRDVVDNSFHVSELMYFDSVKDQDAYQVHPVHQAFVDQYSHLWERVVVYDMVTEG from the coding sequence ATGAGCAAAATAATCCAGAAGTCCCGCCGGAAATTTATAAAGAATGCTGCGCTTGTAGCCGTGGCTCCAACTATATTAAGCATGGAACAGCAAAAGAAATCAACCATTATCCATCATGTTTTTTTCTGGCTGAAAGAGCCGGGTGAAGCCAATGCCAAAGAGCTTATAAAAGGTTTGCAAACGCTAAAAGCCATACCGCAGGTGAAGAAATTATTGGTAGGTGTTCCTGCATCTACCGAAAAACGTGATGTGGTAGATAATAGTTTTCATGTATCAGAGTTGATGTATTTCGATAGTGTGAAAGACCAGGATGCCTACCAGGTGCACCCGGTACATCAGGCCTTCGTAGATCAATACAGCCATCTTTGGGAACGGGTAGTGGTTTATGATATGGTAACTGAAGGCTAA
- a CDS encoding CAP domain-containing protein gives MKFSTPILFVAILLTSLGCSTAQSTGGKSSSVNPRDLLQAVNRVRSKGCKCGGTTMPPVKPLKWNDRLESAAQSHSNYMSSRRKLSHTGNRNSNPGSRITAAGYKWNFYAENIAMGQQTVDDVMYSWLNSTGHCKNIMNRNATEMGAAKSGAYWTQVFANPQ, from the coding sequence ATGAAATTCAGTACCCCTATCCTGTTTGTTGCCATTTTACTTACATCGCTGGGTTGTTCAACCGCACAATCTACCGGAGGAAAATCATCTTCCGTTAACCCGCGCGATTTGTTGCAGGCAGTTAACAGGGTACGTAGTAAGGGTTGTAAATGCGGGGGAACTACAATGCCACCGGTAAAGCCTTTAAAATGGAATGACCGCCTGGAGTCGGCTGCCCAATCGCATAGCAATTATATGAGCAGCCGAAGAAAGCTGAGCCATACCGGCAACCGGAATTCAAACCCCGGTAGCCGTATTACTGCCGCAGGCTATAAATGGAACTTTTATGCAGAAAATATTGCCATGGGACAACAAACCGTTGATGACGTCATGTATAGCTGGCTCAATAGTACCGGCCATTGTAAAAACATTATGAACCGCAATGCCACCGAAATGGGTGCAGCCAAATCAGGAGCTTACTGGACACAGGTATTTGCAAATCCGCAATAA
- a CDS encoding Wadjet anti-phage system protein JetD domain-containing protein, translating into MIAAFRQQLERFYKSYLTTTILGEPFSPIILRGEKAKPATMADLQKIVSLFLQNEKSETKRGWSIEWTDWNSKIVGRQKWVSKIIVETEDDFLYLIQKEQEVIAFKNQLSFLLKWRPEVRLFLAERPARVLNFKEAWKDIQQVVDYLLVHDVTGYYVRSIPVPVHTKFMEKHQSLILSLLKFIAPGKLVADSINLERALDLKSKPLLYTVRWLDKDMSQQLMHGMEFTGVTAEWLRQVRWTINEVWLVENETNLYLVPPRKNAIALFSKGYAISQLRDIHFFNTAKIYYWGDLDEDGYKMLNGMRACYPHVSSVFMDEHTLISHAVELVKQEAVYKTGLLPFLTKEEQAAFNILKHHNGRLEQERIRQDYITDRLLYL; encoded by the coding sequence ATGATAGCAGCCTTCCGGCAACAACTTGAACGTTTTTATAAATCTTATCTTACAACAACTATATTAGGGGAGCCTTTTAGCCCAATTATACTTAGAGGTGAAAAAGCGAAGCCTGCTACTATGGCTGATCTACAGAAGATTGTTTCTTTATTCCTGCAAAATGAAAAGAGTGAAACCAAACGGGGATGGAGCATTGAATGGACGGATTGGAATAGTAAGATTGTGGGCAGGCAAAAATGGGTATCTAAAATAATAGTAGAAACAGAAGATGATTTTTTGTATCTTATACAAAAGGAACAGGAGGTTATTGCGTTTAAAAATCAGCTCAGCTTTCTATTGAAATGGAGGCCGGAGGTGAGATTGTTTTTGGCGGAAAGGCCGGCCCGGGTATTAAATTTCAAGGAAGCCTGGAAGGATATACAGCAGGTTGTAGATTATTTACTGGTTCATGATGTAACCGGTTATTATGTAAGGAGTATACCGGTACCGGTTCACACCAAGTTTATGGAAAAGCACCAATCATTAATCTTATCGCTGCTAAAATTTATTGCACCGGGTAAATTGGTTGCTGACAGTATAAACCTCGAGCGGGCTTTAGACTTAAAATCCAAACCGCTCCTTTATACGGTTCGATGGCTGGATAAGGATATGTCTCAACAATTAATGCATGGGATGGAATTTACGGGTGTTACGGCTGAGTGGCTGAGGCAAGTGAGGTGGACGATCAATGAAGTGTGGCTGGTGGAAAACGAAACCAACCTATACCTGGTCCCACCCAGGAAAAATGCGATAGCATTGTTTAGTAAAGGTTATGCAATAAGCCAGCTAAGAGATATCCATTTTTTCAACACTGCAAAAATTTACTACTGGGGCGACCTGGATGAAGATGGATATAAAATGCTGAACGGAATGAGAGCCTGTTACCCCCATGTATCCAGCGTGTTTATGGACGAGCACACGTTAATTAGTCATGCCGTAGAGTTGGTAAAGCAGGAGGCTGTATACAAAACAGGTTTACTGCCTTTTTTGACAAAGGAGGAGCAGGCGGCTTTCAATATATTGAAGCATCATAACGGAAGGTTAGAACAGGAACGGATCAGGCAGGATTATATAACAGACCGGTTACTTTATTTATGA
- the msrA gene encoding peptide-methionine (S)-S-oxide reductase MsrA: MHKILLPALLTILTAFSACAQKKNSKLESVQFTGPENKKSIMENKKDTATFANGCFWCTEAIFQDVNGVEKVTSGYTDGDTKNPTYEEVCSGNTGFAEALQIVYDPAVVSFDELLEIFWKTHDPTTLNRQGNDVGTQYRSGVYYHNDNQREKAEYYKNALDKSGAFNDPIVTEIKAFRHFYAAEDYHQGYFNGNENKNPYCKVVIRPKVDKFKIAFKDKLKK; this comes from the coding sequence ATGCACAAAATTCTTTTGCCGGCTCTTTTGACTATCTTAACTGCCTTTAGCGCCTGTGCGCAGAAGAAAAACAGTAAATTGGAATCTGTTCAATTTACCGGCCCGGAAAATAAAAAATCAATAATGGAAAATAAGAAAGACACAGCCACTTTTGCGAACGGCTGTTTTTGGTGTACGGAAGCCATTTTTCAGGATGTAAATGGCGTGGAGAAAGTAACCAGTGGTTATACGGATGGGGATACCAAGAACCCGACCTACGAAGAAGTTTGCAGCGGCAATACCGGATTTGCAGAAGCCCTGCAGATCGTTTATGATCCCGCTGTAGTTTCTTTTGACGAATTATTAGAGATTTTTTGGAAGACTCATGATCCTACCACGCTGAATCGCCAGGGAAATGATGTAGGTACACAATACAGAAGTGGTGTTTATTATCACAATGATAATCAAAGGGAAAAGGCAGAATACTATAAAAATGCTTTAGACAAAAGTGGTGCTTTCAACGACCCGATCGTAACTGAGATTAAGGCATTTCGCCATTTTTATGCGGCGGAGGACTATCACCAGGGTTATTTTAACGGCAATGAGAATAAAAACCCTTATTGCAAAGTGGTAATACGACCCAAAGTGGATAAATTTAAAATTGCTTTTAAAGATAAATTGAAAAAATAA
- a CDS encoding glycoside hydrolase family 43 protein: MLIPGNPIIRHKYTADPTALVFDGKVYLYTGHDEAPVGTESYVMNKWLCFSSSDLYNWQEHTDLLKAADFDWAEGGAFATKIIEKAGKFYWFVSVNHKTIKGSAIGVAVSDYPTGKFTDAINSALITRDMLPATDNLKINLDPSVIIDEDGSAYIFWGNKTCHYAKLGENMTSLASEIKQVSLPDFEEGAHIHKRNGWYYLSYGYGMPEKVAYAMSRSIHGPWVFKGILNEIAGNCETNRPCIIDFKNHSYFFYHNGALKNGGSHRRSVCVDNLFYNTDDTIRRVIMTTEGPALAEQS; the protein is encoded by the coding sequence ATGCTTATTCCTGGAAACCCTATCATACGCCATAAATATACCGCTGACCCCACAGCCCTGGTTTTTGATGGTAAGGTATATTTGTATACCGGTCATGATGAAGCGCCGGTTGGTACTGAAAGTTATGTAATGAATAAGTGGCTATGTTTTTCATCATCTGATCTATATAACTGGCAAGAGCATACCGATCTGTTAAAGGCAGCTGACTTCGATTGGGCCGAAGGCGGCGCGTTCGCAACAAAAATCATTGAGAAGGCGGGAAAATTTTATTGGTTTGTCTCAGTCAATCATAAAACCATAAAAGGCAGCGCTATTGGTGTTGCCGTCTCCGATTATCCCACCGGGAAATTTACAGATGCAATCAACAGTGCCCTGATCACCCGCGATATGCTGCCGGCCACTGATAATCTTAAAATCAACCTGGATCCCTCGGTGATCATTGATGAGGATGGCAGCGCCTATATTTTTTGGGGAAATAAAACCTGCCATTATGCAAAGCTTGGTGAAAACATGACAAGCCTTGCCAGTGAAATAAAACAAGTGTCGCTGCCTGACTTTGAAGAAGGCGCTCACATCCATAAACGTAATGGCTGGTATTATCTGTCTTATGGATATGGCATGCCAGAAAAAGTAGCTTATGCCATGAGCAGAAGTATTCACGGCCCATGGGTTTTCAAAGGGATTTTAAACGAGATCGCCGGAAATTGCGAAACAAACAGGCCCTGTATCATTGATTTTAAAAATCACTCCTATTTTTTCTATCATAATGGTGCGTTGAAAAACGGGGGGAGCCATAGGAGGTCCGTTTGTGTAGACAACCTGTTTTACAATACAGATGACACTATAAGAAGAGTGATCATGACCACGGAGGGTCCTGCACTGGCTGAACAATCATAA